One segment of Monomorium pharaonis isolate MP-MQ-018 chromosome 6, ASM1337386v2, whole genome shotgun sequence DNA contains the following:
- the LOC105837595 gene encoding circadian clock-controlled protein daywake, translating to MQLIVLLFVLIWRSSVAIEFEDHFRNCHPNVSGFDVCVREGLNAIRPYFKTGLPKYNVLPFDPFFAKEITAKRGIPNFGFTLTLRNVTETGWSLSKVTKFVSDLANYKVTYTQSFPEKFLTGNYEFKGTCFSSSISNRGKFTLALYDLIQTTVITKVPGQKLRANMDVQVISDLKLHITNLLFGKQFLENILDKIINNTWQSSFVLTKGLINELVSTAFTDIFDYDFRNFPFEQIFKSRPTIN from the exons aTGCAGCTAATAGTTCttttgtttgttttaatttgGCGCTCTTCAGTTGCTATTGAATTCG aGGATCACTTTAGAAATTGTCACCCCAACGTATCAGGTTTTGACGTTTGTGTGCGAGAAGGATTAAATGCGATTCGACCTTATTTCAAAACCGGTTTGCCGAAATACAATGTGCTCCCGTTTGATCCCTTTTTTGCTAAAGAGATAACGGCTAAAAGAGGAATACCAAACTTTGGGTTTACTTTAACTCTACGGAATGTCACCGAAACCGGATGGTCCTTGAGTAAAGTGACAAAATTTGTTTCCGATCTTGCAAATTACAAG GTTACGTACACACAAAGTTTCCCAGAGAAATTTCTGACGGGAAATTACGAATTTAAAGGCACATGCTTCAGCTCCAGTATAAGCAATAGAGGAAAATTCACTCTCGCTTTAT ATGACCTTATACAAACAACCGTCATTACCAAAGTGCCAGGACAGAAATTGCGGGCAAATATGGACGTTCAAGTTATTAGTGATTTAAAGCTTCACATTACAAATCTTCTATTTGGTAAACAATTCCTCGAAAATATTCTCGATAAAATCATCAATAATACATGGCAATCAAGTTTCGTTCTAACGAAAGGTCTAATCAATGAACTCGTTTCGACCGCTTTCACAGATATCTTCGACTATGACTTTCGTAATTTTCCTTTCGAACAGATTTTTAAATCAAGACCAaccataaattaa